The window CACATTGGTCTGGATCATCGATCCGATGAAGCATACCGCAATGAGCCTCAATACAAACCTCAAGACTGCGATGCTCACCCATCTGCCCGAAAATGCAGCCGTAACGGTTCGCTTCCTTCCGCAACAGCAACCTGCGGGACCGGGCCGGGCGGTCCAGCCGACAGACCTGGTAACGACTGACCTGGGCCATCGTACCCAGGACATGCTGCCTATCGTCGGCAAGCGCATAAAGGGAATCATCGCCATCGACAAGATCGGAAACGAACAGCCGATCGAAGTCACCACCGAGTTCTGGGTCGCCCCTCAGCTAAAGCTCATCGTCAAACAGACGGATCAGGATCCTCGTATCGGAGAACGATTCTTCGAACTCAGCAACATCCGTAGCGAAGAACCGGACCCAAAGCTCTTCGAGCTGCCCGAAGGCTACACTTTGAAGGAACAGGGCAATTCCGTATTGAAAACCCTTATCCCTCCCGCTCCCCCAGTGCCAGACACTAAGACACCACAGATCGAAGAGGCCACGAACAGCCCAAACTCAGCTCTCAAGAATGACGTAGCCTATAAGCTGGCCATGGATAACGCTCACCTTCCGTCCGCGCAATCACTCGCCGAGCAAGCTGTTTTGATGGAAGAGAAACAGACCGCCAACCTTGATCCAGAGCGCGCCAACGCCGAGGCCTTCTCCCATATGATGATCCTAAGCCGCTACTGGACCACCATTGGCTGGGTCTACTTTCGAGAAGGAAAACTCGCACAAGCTGAGGCCTTTACCCGTGCCGCCTGGGAACTTGCCCCGCAGGGCTTCGTCGGTGCGCATCTGGGACGCATCTACGACAAGGAACACCGTCCCAAGGACGCAATCGACATCTATCGCATGGCGCTCAACGCACCGGCATCTCCCTCTCAGCGGGAACAAATTCAGACTCGTCTTGTCGATCTCGGTGAAATTAAACCAGATCCGCTTCCACTCGCCATCACCACGCCACTTCCATCGCTCAACCCCCAATTGCCGGGGTCTGACGGCGCAGCCGTGGTCGATATCATCCTCACACACGACAACCCGCCAGCCGTCTTCTTCCTGCAAGGTTCCTCAACACTTCGAGAGCCGGTGACGAAAGCCATACAGACCGCGCTCGCCACAGCCCTTCCCGACAGTGGACCCGAAAGAGTATTCCGCCGAGCCCGTATTACCTGTGCAGTTGGCGAAACCCCTGCGTGTATGCTTCACTTCGTCAGCTCAAGGGAGACTAGGACTGGCGAAGTTCCGCTCTTCTAAAGCACTGCAATAACGCTAGAGGCTGTTATGAAGCGGCAAAGACCAACGTCACAATCTTCTTCGGAACTTGCAACGAAGTTCCTGTGAAACGAGGTTTTGAGAAACTTCGATGGGCCAACCGTTGGGCAGACTCAAAGTCCCGTTCAGTGGGGGCATGCCGACAGGATAGCTTGCTGTTCTCCCGGCGCACTAGCGTACTATTTTGGACGTTTGGTGCAGTGACCCCAAATACACCGTGTTGTGAAAATTAGAGCACACGATGCACGAATTGAGACACCACTCAGGAACGAGATGGGTGGGATAAAGCTTATGTCGGTTTTCTGTTCCGTTGCTACTCAAACCCCTACCCACAACGACTCCGGTCAGATAACAAACCGCCAGCATCGAAAGAGTATGTCTCAAATCGTGCGATTTAGGAGATCGTCGACATCCTTACCACGGCAAGGTTTGCCACTGCCCATCTTTGCGTTCCAACACGACCCAACTCCAGTTTCGGCATCGGCCTCCGCAGAACATCCCTGTCTCTGTCATCGCCAAAGTATGCGCACGGGTGAAGTAGACAGCGGTAAAACTATGCATCCCCGCCGCGCCCCTAAACTCATCTGGCGGTGGAGGTGCTTGCATAATGTTGTTTTGTGGAGGCGTGTAACCTGCGACATGACTTACAAAACGCTTTCGCGCCTCTTCATCAAGCAATCGAACAGGCAATCTCAAATGAAACTGGGATGCGTCGATTAGATATCGGTCGTGACAGTGAGCGTCGTAATCGGCGAGAGCTTCGGCAAAGTCTGTTTGTCGTGGCTCGGGGGCCTGGATCGCTTCATGAGGGTTCATCATGCCGCCAGTCGCACAAGGGCTGTCGGGCGGCTCGGCCTTGGTTGTGTCCTCGATGAGCCAAAACGAACGCTGAACCTTGCCCCATTCAATCGCGTCACCGGGCAGCAGTTGCGAGTAGATAACGTATGAATCAGCCACACGGTCTTGTGGCATTGGCAACGGCTTCAACTGCGATGCGGCTGAGGTCGTCTGTTTCACCCCAATCAGTTTTTTTACCGAATCTAAGGCTGCTATTTTCTCCTGTAGCTTGTAAAGCCAAGAGGGCGCGTTGCTAGGGCCAGCATTGGAGACGACTTTTACCTGACCTCCGATCCTTAGTGTGGTGACGGAAATCCCGCCGTCAAGAGCACGCATGACGTATTCATCGCAAAGCCCTCCAAAGCCGCGTTGCCGGGCATCCGCGATGAGAGCTTTAGCTTGTGCCACGTTTACATTATCCGAAGCGTCACCGACTGAACTTACTACTTTCTCCCCATGCCACACCAACCTTCCGTCACCGTAAACGCGAACAGTATAGACAGGCCCATTGCTATATGAGGGCAGCTGATAGACTTCTATGAAGTCCTCGCCGGAGATGGAAACGCTTTCCGCGAACAGGGATTTTTCAGGACAACCTTTGTCGCCGAGGCCGGGCTTCGGTATCTGACCTGAAGCAGAGAGAGCAGTCATAGCGATGCTCACAATTGCAATAGCAATAGCTTTCATTTCAAACTCCTAAGCGGTCTCAGCATCGGGACAAGCTGCTGGAGTGATTGACGCACCGGGCGACGATAAAGTAATGAAACGCCTTTGGGTTGAGTGGAGCCGGTAGTCACCCACGACACCCCGGTTGTCGAGCGAGCGTTAGAGACCGTACATCTTAGAGGTGAATTAGGACAGGATCAAGGTGCTGCTCTAACCCGGAAACGAACCGCTCGTACTCAGCCGGACGGGCTAGTAGCGGCTTGTCTAGGAGGATTGAAACTCTAATGGATCGACTATCCCATCTCCTAGCGTGGTAAAACACCAGAAGAAAGGCAGAGATAAATTGCAACAAGGGGCAGACCTCCGAAATAAAAGGGACCCACATGGGTCCCTTTTGTTTGCGACGGTTGATGTTTAGAAGGTGAACTTGCCCCAAAGGACCACATTGCGACCGTAGGTGAAGGGAGCATTTGGAGGGCTGGCTAGTCTAGCGTTTGAACGGTTGAGGAAAGCAGGGCTTCCAATATCGGCCACGTTGGTATCCAAGATACCTACGTCGTTGTGATTGCCGATGTTCTGAACCTCGGCACGGATGATAAAGGCTCCGCGGTCGAGATGCAGATACTTTGTGCCAAAACCTTTTTCGAGCGCGATGTCATTCGTGGTTGAACCTGGGTTTTCAAAGCTGTTTCGCCCAATCTCCTGGTGTAGGTTCTGATTGAACGGTTGATAGGGAATTAGCCAGTGGACCGAACCTGGATCGACTGGATTCAAATTGCCGGCGGCGCTGTTTAGAGCGGCAGCAACATCGTAGTAAGTTCCTGCAAGGCTTGGGTCTAAATTACCCCCGTCGATAGCTGCGGTGGCGATAGGGGCGTGAATGTTTCCGATTAGTGGACGATCGTTGAAGGCATTGCCATCGCCGTTCGTATCGAAACCTGCAATCTGGACAGTGCTGTAGCTTCCCGTCTGAAACTGCTCGACGCCGGAGATAGTCCAATGACGCGTAAGCAGACCTAGTGCGGCATTGGCGAAGCTATTGGTACTCGAGAACCCGGTAGGGGCCCAAACATAGGCCACTGAGACGAAGTGACGATGGTCATAAGCGGACGGTCCCCACTCCTGGGCGAATCCATTCGGTCCCAGATCGGCCTGATAGGACGTATTGGGATTTGCTCCGGTGGAAAAGATCTCCGAGGAGTTGTCCAGATTTTTACTGAAGACGTAGTTCGCGCTTATAAGCAAGCCGTGTTGGAAGTTGTGAGTATATTCGACTTGCGCGCCGTTGTAGCTGGACGAGGCGAAGTTTCCGCGAGCATCGATGATACCCCGCGTCGTGTTGAGGCGATTGCCGCTGCCATCTGGAGCAAAGTAGTTGTACTGCTTGTTCGCGTAGAGTTTTTTTCCAAGACTGCCAACATATCGAACAGCGATAAGATTAGATCCTGGAAGCTGCCGCTCGACTCCAAGGTTGAACTGATACGTATAGGGATTGACCAGGCCCTTGACCACGCATCGGCCTCAGTTATACAGTTCTCAATACGCATGAGTTCCTCAGTGCCATAATATTGGCGCAGGTGGATAATTCTTAGGATCAGCGTACTTGCAGGTTTCAGATTTATCTATGCCAAAATGGGCCTCAGATCCCATCGAACAACCCACGCATCAGTGGCTCCGGTTTCTCTTTTTGCGGCTTAACCTTCGGCTCAGCCTGTAAAGGATCAATCTCAAGATCATCATCAGGAAGTACCCGCAACAGGTGAACAGGGGGCCTCTCATCTTCAGTCATCCACTCAGCATACTCACGCGGCTCTAGGATGACAGGCTGTCTGGTGTGGATCTCGCTCATCTTTCCATTGGGATCACTCGTGGTGATTGCGAATGTGTCTTCCCACTGGCCAGTCTTCGGATTCTGCCACGGTGCCCAGATGCCAGCCATGCCAAGAACATTGCGTCCTTTGGCTGTCAGCCGGTATTTGGGGCGTGGCTCAGATCCCGTCTTCTTCCATTCAAAGAACGAACTCGCAGGAACGATACAACGATTGTTTAGCCGTTCTTTCCAGAATGGAGAAGTGGTCAAGTTGTCCGCACGCGCATTGAATAGCAGACGATCAGGAAGCTTGAATCCCCAACGCATTTCAACGATCTCACGTTGACCATTAGCCATACGAATCACAGGCTGGACAGAGCCAGGAGCACATTCGATTCCTTCACCGAAATAGAAGTCTTCCAGATCAACAGAAACGTGGAACGCTTCAGCGATCTTTTGCTTTTGTCCTGCTTCGTATCGTCCACACATGGAGTTTTAGAGTCCCAGTATTGCTTTATTGTTTTCGATAGCCATGACGAGGTCGAGGACTCGGCTTAGACTTCTTCGGATTTGAGCGTTTCGTCTTCTTCGGAATACCGATTAGTCGCATGTAGCTATTGAGACACGCGGGACAAGCGATGTTCAAGGGATATGCAACATTTATTATTGACCCTGACTTCGGTGCAATCACAGGTATTGACGCGCAGTCGCCGATAAGCAGGAGAGCGTTTTTCCCAACCCTGGTGGCAGTTTGCCAACCTTAAAGGCATCAGCAATCTTCTGTTTGTCTGAGTGTCTTTCGTAGCGTCCGCACTCCCTATTCTTCCTCCATCAATCGCTCCATGCGCTCAAATGCCGTTTGCCAGCTTGCGTGTTGTTCGTTGCTTAAAGCTTCAAGCGTCTCCAATACCGATTTGGATGCGCCTTCTTTCTTCAGGAATTTGGTGAGAATTGCGATGTCATCGTCCAACCGATGAAGATTCTCGCTCTGGACGATGCGCACACGTTCCAATGCTTGGGCAGCGTCGAAAACAGACTCAGCACTTGTGAAAGGATTCGAGGTTCTAGCGGGAGGCTTGCGATCAACAAATTTCAATGTGTCCGTTCTGACCCTAAAACGCTCCAGGTTGGTTCCCTCAAAGCCGAGGCGAACCTCATCTCCACGCGGACTGACTTGAGTGACCACCCATGTTGATTCGGAGCCTTCTGGAATCACTTTGTCACCCGCGTTGCCGTTGCGATGACACTAGCAGGCAGCACGAGCTCTTCATAGCTGCTCCGAACGCTTACGGCGACAGCGATCCACGGCGATCTCGCAATCAGCTTGAGGAATGCGCTCATGTGGTCCGGCCAGATCGCTCTTCCTGCGCCTTCATTGAGCGCGTCGATCATGACCAGCACTCGTGCATTAGCCGCTTGCGCTACACACTCTAATGCACCCACGAAATCGCCCGCCGACCACTGCGCGAGATCCAGTTGCTGTAACGCCTGCGTCCAGGGTTCCGCCGGCTGCACAAACCGTTGCCCCATGAGCAGCACTGTGGGCAGACCGGCCTTCTGACGTTTCAGCGCAAGATCGCAGAAGAGATGCGTCTTGCCCATGCCCGCAGTACCGTTCAACAGAAGCAGGACGCCCAGTTCAATGCGACTGCGCTCGATAGTTCGCCATATCGAGAGCCTGTCTGTGCAGAGCGCTCAGAATCAGAACCGTCTTCACGCGGCTCGCGGGTCCACTTCCACCCCCAGCTGCATTGTTCAAAATTTGAAGCGATCCGTGACGTCTCTAGAGTTACGTATCCGCAAACTTCGCCGCGAAGCCTTAACACTCGTCCGACAGGACGAGTTGCTCTGCAATCGATTTGAGCTGTTGGTAAGCATTCCGGGCATCGCACAGGTGAGCGCGATGCAATTGCTCGCAGAACTGTCTACACTGCCGTCAGACCTTACGGTACGAGAGTGGGTCGCTCATAGCGGTCTTGATCCCGCGCATGAAGTTTCAGGAAACTCAGTGAGGAAGGCGTCTCGCATCAGCCGTGCCGGAAATCGTCACCTGAGAAGAGCGCCTTACATGCCGGCGCTTGTCGCATCTCGTTGCGATCCCCACGCAAAAGCGTTTTTTCGAAAGCCTGCTGGCTCGAAGGAAGGCCCGCCTACAGGCGCTCATTGCGGTGGCGAGGAAGTTGCTGCACGCCATATATGGGATATTTCGGAGTGGCCTGAAGTACGAGGGAGCAAAGCTGTTTCCAATGATCACGTTGTCCTGACTTCAGAAGCGTTTGTGGTCATAAACCGGAGCGGATGAGTGCATTGGCCTGATATCGCCAACTGAGGTTCAACTTCCGGCTTGGCCTGTGAAGTACTGCGGCAGAGGACGTTGGGATCTCAGTTCTCGCTGCTTTGAGATAGTCGAAGTAGCAGGTGTGGAGAAGTGAGAAGTGGGTCAAGATCTCCATGCCCTTGCTGGTCAAAGTTTCAGCCATGTCTTTGTTCCCGCCCATACAGGAGCTGGTCCGTGGAGGGCCGAGACTGTATCGTTTCCTGGAACGGCTGCCTGGCTGAAGCGGTGGATCCACCATAGACAACTACCCGGTCGGGCGACCCCCCGCCGGTCGCGTTTGAGGCGACCGGCGGCCTACTCGATCATTACCGTACAGGGATAGCAACAGCCTCCACCACGTTCCCGGAAGACGAAGCTGATTTCGCCGCAATCATCGTCTGCTGTTCCCGTCGAGTCGGGTTCAGCTGGCTGAATTCACTCCTGCCTGGTATCCACACTTGGTACAAGTAGTGTTCATTGCCGTTGTACCTGTGAAAGAGCAGACGTCCGTCGGGCTGAATCTTCATCAGTCCCATTGCAGACACGGGTAAAAGGCGATTCTGGTGGGTGGTGATGTTGGAGACAAGCAGCTCGAAGGCGTTGAGCGGCCTGATCTCATACTGGCCCGCATCGAACTGCTGATCGTTTGCCGAAAACGCAAACGGAACAACAGCGGTAACGATCGCGCGTTGGGCTTGCACGTTTGGCGAGGACGCGAAGGAACCCGCGATCAGTGACAGAGAAACAAAGAAACGGCCTAACGTGGATATCTGTGACATGGAAATCTCCTCCAATACGCCAGCGGCCGGTTGATCCTTTGTGACCGATGATGTGTAACGAAGTTGCTCTGGAAAGATGATTCCCTCAATGCAATGTCGGTAAAATCCATATCAAATCGCGATCGTCAGCTAACTAAATCCTGGTCAACACTTACGCGTCGAAATATAGCGACGAACACGCAGAGCCGATTCGGAACCTTGAATTTATGGGTCGGCCTAACTCGGGGTACTGGAGAGTCAGCTCCAACAAACAACAGTCGCGGCGAGAACATCGGCGTCGCTATTGGCTTGCAATGACGGTCAGAACAGAACTTTGAGGGCAAACTGATACTGCCGTGGGGTGTAGTTCGGATCGGTTGCCGAGATGGAGCCGAAGGCTGCGTTGCCAAACGCCTGGTTTCCGGCATTGTTATTTTGTATATAGAAGCTGGGAGTATTTGAGACATTGAAGGTTTCGACACGGAACTGCACGTTCACCCGTTCAGTAACGGAAAAGTTCTTGAATAGGGAAAGGTCCACGTGGCGGAAGTCGGGACCGAACAGCGAGTTACGTTGCGTGGTTCCAACCGTTCCGAGAGGTTGAGGTGCGAAGGCTGCCGTATTGAAAAACTCCGTGAGGGTTTTGTGACTGAGGCGGGCCTCCGCAATCTGATTGGGACGATCCGAGCCTCCAGTGTTTAGCGGCACAGCCCGATTGTTGTACCCGTATTGCGTGGGTGTGGGAGCCGCAGGGCCGCTGTCCAGAGGATTGTCCGCACCTTGGCCGGATTCGATGACCGAGAAAGGCTTGCCGCTTTGCCAGACCATAATCAAATTCGTCGTCCAACCGCCTAAGAAGACCTTCCTAACGCCCGTGAACTCCTTACCATAGTGAAGTTCGTAGTTGAGCGAGAGAGCGAAGCGGTTTTGGAGATCGTTGTCCGCCTTACCGTACTCGATCTGACGAATTTGGTTTGGATTCGCGTAACTCCAACCCTGGCTACCTTGCTGGGAGAAGCCACTGATATCGCTCAGGGCTTTGCCCCAGGTATAGTTCGCATCGAGTGACAGACCTTTGCTAAAGCGGCGCTGGAGGGAGGTCTGGAGCGCACTGTAATTTGAGATGCCCTCGCTCTGGATATAACTTACGGTGCTCAGATTGTGAAGCTGGGTCTGAAGTTGATGTGCTCCTCCGGTCGGATTTTGGGCGCTGCCCGCCGGGTACAGCGGATTGAACGGTGACGGCTGATTGATGTTGTTGATCGACTCCGGCAGATGCTGGCCAATGTTGCCGACATAGCCGATGGTGAAGACGTTGTCGCCGACCTGCTGCTCCAACTGCAGATTGAACTGCTGGATAAGAGCCGACTTGAAGTTGGGAGCTTCAGCTGCGAATCCCAGACCGGTAATTGACGACAGGGCATTGATGTTGGGTGCAGAAGGAGGCGGAATTGCCTCAGTGCTATTGAGGGCTCCGGGCGCACCGATCGTCACGCAGTCGGGGTTCTGCCCCACAAAGGCATTCTGGGCCATTTCGATCTGAACGGCCAGGGTTGACTGGCAGTTAGGGGTATAGATGGAGGTAAACGGAGCATTCTGGAGGCCGGCACTCGAGGTGTAGTTGCCGGGGAAGAAGCTAAGTCCGTAACCACCCCGGATGACGGTAGTCGGTCGCGCCGAAAACGAGAAGCCAATACGCGGAGCGACGTTCGAATGGTCCGTCGGAAGGTTCACCTGACTATTCACACCATTCACTGCAGCTATCTTCAATGCGGACTGTATGTTTGCAGCGCTTAAAGTAATTGCCTCTGGGAAGTCGAAGTTCGAGATATGGTTGTGCGCTTCGGTGAAGGGCGTAAAGACGTCATAACGAACACCGAGCAGCAGAGTCAGCTTTGGTTCTACCTTCCAACTGTCCTGCGCGAAGCCACTTGGCTCCCAGCTTCTATAGTCGGTGGGATATAGGTTGAAGCTGCGAATCTGCCTCGTAAACGCGCCGAGAAGAGTTGAGGCAAGCTGGTTGTTCTGGGTCTGCAACTGGGTGAAAGCGCTGTCGCTCGGCAGGTTGAACTGATACGCACCGACTCCGAAGGCGCTTTGCACATTCCGTGCCTGCCTGCGAATCAAGGCAATGCCTGCCTTAATGTTGTGGTCACCCTTCGTCCAGCTGATCGTACCCCCGTACTGGAAGGTGTTGTCGATGTCCTGCAGTGGAACGTAAGTGCCGTCACCGATACCGCCGAACGGTCCAATCGAGACTGGCGTCAGCGAGTTTGCGTAGGGGCTAAACGAAGTCATGCTGGCGGGGAAGCCAATCACGTTCTGATCGACGTTCAGGCCATAGTTCAGCGGGAGCGAGAGATTGTTGATTCGATTAAAACCCGCTCTAAGGTTCATCAAAAGAGACGGGCTGAAGATATGGGTAAAACCGAAAGCATACTGCTGCGCCGCATCGTTTGCGGGACCATCGAAGTTAAAACTTCCACCGCTGATCTGAACGCCATCTACGATTCCAAAATTCGGGGGTGTGAAGGTATCCACTCTATTGGAGGAATAGCGACCGAAGAAGAGATTGTTTTCGTTGAATTTATAGTCAACACGAGCGTCGTAGATGTTGTAGTTCTGCGTCTTATTTGAGCTGATGATGAAGTTATTCGCAAGATTGTCATTGGTGGGTGCCGGAAAGAGCTTCAGGTAGTTCAGCATGAGCGGATTGATAGGGGCCCCTGCATCGTAGGCCTGAAGTGTCCCGTTGGACGTCGAAAGCAGCGCCAGGGGGGATCCGCCGTTTTGACTGTTGATGTCATTCCACTCCTGCGTGGTTGGCACAGTGCCTATGTATGTGATACCTGCGACCTGCTGGAATCCTTCATAGTCGAAGTAAAAGAACATCTTATTTTTAATGACAGGTCCGCCAATGCTACCCCCGTACTGGTTTTGGCGCAGTGCAGGCTTAGGTCCGGTCCTCTGAAAGAAGTTGCGAGCGTCAATGATGTTGTTGCGAAAGTACTCGTAGATCGAGCCATGGAACTGGTTCGTTCCAGAGCGGGTGACGATGTCGATTACACCCCCCGCCGTGCGGCCCGCCTCCGCCGCGTAGCTGTTGGTCTGGATCGTGATCTCCTGAATGCCTTCGACGTTGGGTTTGACGCCGATGGTGCCGATGATACGTTCGTTGTCGTCAACGCCATCGATCACCCAGTTATTGAGTGTGTCATCCTGCCCGTTAACTGATAGACCAGCGGGATTCGTGCGACGGTCATCGGGACGGTTACCACTACTCAGTCCCGTGCCGGGGCCCTCGTTAGCCCCAGGTACCAGTTGCACCAGCTGCACGAAGTTACGGCCATTCAGCGGAAGATTCTGCACCGCTTTGGCGGTCACGGTCGAGTTGACCGTTGCGCTATCCGTCTGCAACAACGGTGTGCTTGCGGTCACCTCGACAACCGTCCTCTCTGACCCCGGTTGCAGCTGGACGTTGTTACGGGCATGGTCGCCCGCTTCAACGGAAAGATCCTTGGTGATCGACGTCGCGAACCCGGTCGCCTTTACGGCGATGGAATAATGTCCGACGGGAAGGAGCGTAAAAGAATAGTCGCCGGAGCGATTGCTCAGAGTACTGCGCTTTTCGTTTGTGCCCAGGTTGGTTAGAGTTACATCTGCGTTGGGAATAACAGCAGCGGTGGAATCGGTTACCGTTCCGAGAATGTCCGCGGTATTCAACTGCCCAGGGGCACCGGAAGTAAAGGCGAGAAACGTCAGCAGAACGAATCGCTTCATCCATCCCCCTGAAGTCTTGTCCTACTTCAATCGGATAAATCCACCCGCCGAAGCAGCTCGTGATAGCGCTTGTCGGTCCGAATGTCGTCAAGCAACGGGTCAACTTTTAGCCAAATCATAGAAGCGCAGCGCTGGTCGACCGCTCGGTTGAACCAGGAGAATGCAAGATCGCGGTCTCCCAAGCGAAGATAGCTCACACCCAGCATATAAGGGACCCACCCATATCGCTCCGCATCGGGGGCCATCATATCGATGCGCGCTTGCCAATATGCCTTCCAGCCCGCATGCTGATAAATAGAACGAAGCCGCTCGACCTCGATTTGCGGATGATCTCCTGCCATCGCCATCAGCTCATGAGTGACGGCATCGTCCCGCATCCCTTTTTTTTCATAGATCACACTGACCCAATTCTCGACGACCCCAACCAGGTTCGGCTCCATCTCGCCCGCGCGCTTGAGGTAGTAGAGTGCCTCATCGTAGTGACGCGCAAGATATAGAGTCGATCCGAGTTGCCGGTTCATTTGAAACGAAAGTGGGTCCAACTCCAAAGCCCGCCGCATGTGGGTTACCGCTTCCTCGGGACGATCGGTCGCGTCAAGGAGGATTGCATATCTCAACTCGGCATAGGAGTAGCTCGGGCTGAGCGCAATAGCACGCGTAAGGTCTCGTTCTGCTGCCGTCCAATTCCACTCATAAGCGGTTTCAATGGCTCCCATTGCCGCATAGGCCTCCCCATCCTCAGGATCGAGTTCAACGGCGCGTTTCGCGGCCGCAAGGGCCTTCGGCATCCCATCCTGCGTTTTGGCATCCCCGAGGAGAGTCTGGGATTCGAACGAATCCGCGAGGCCCGCATATGCCGAAGCGTAAGAGGGATCGAGCGAGATGGCCTGTTGAAAATACGCAGCACTCTTGACTGCATCCCGTTTGCTCAGGAAGTAGCGTCCCCGCAAGTACGCATCATACGCAGCCGGATTGATGCGCATGCTGTCGTTTCTGTCAGCACGTGCCGCTGAGGCGAGCACAGTTTTTGTTTGAGAGGCAATCTCACGCGCGACGCTGTCCTGCAACAACAAGACATCACTCATTTGGCCCTCGAAGCTCTGTGCCCATAGGTGTTTATCGTTCCTGGCATCGATCAACTGGGCGGTAATGCGCACCCTATCTCCGGAACGCACCACCGAGCCTTCGACGAGCGCATCGACGTTCAGTGCGCCGGCGATCTGCTGCAAGGATTTGTGGACGCCTTTGCCTTGAACCTGCATGACCGAAGTGCGAGATACGACGCGCAGGGCGGGAATTCGCGCCAGCTCGGTTATAAGTTCGTCCGTCATGCCGTCGGCGAAGTAGTCCTGCGCGGGATCACCGGAGAGATTGTCGAGTGGCAGCACCGCGAGGGATTTGATCTCGGGTTCTACCACGTGCCCCAGAAATCGATTCCTCCAACCGAGCGCTCCAAGGCTGATAGCAGTCACGAGGAGTGCAGGAACGGCCCCTACCCGGAGAGCGGCGAGCCAAGCCGGCCGGCGCGGACTGGGAGCCTTTGGCTCGCTTCGGGGATCCTTATCGCTGGCCGTCGGCTCCTGACTCGTCAGGGGATCGGAGAGTGCGGAGGCGTTTGCAGGTGGTCTCGCCAATTCAGCCGAAGGAGGGTCCGTCACGGATGCAACCCGCTCATCATCGGTTTTGACCGCAACTCGTTCCAGCGAAAATGGTGCGACAAAGCGATAACCCCTTCTTGGAAGAGTCTCAATGTAGAGAGGTCTGTCAGCCTTGTCGCCTAAAGCCTCTCGCAAGGTCATGACTGCGGTATTCAG is drawn from Edaphobacter lichenicola and contains these coding sequences:
- a CDS encoding tetratricopeptide repeat protein, which codes for MRNLGLSLTLLVLLTIPCAALGQASMSIQMNKAEKTVVGLPFSADQSVRSVQHLADGMALIHQIKGRVYRSADGVERFEGTAVTTDASQPSPTTLVWIIDPMKHTAMSLNTNLKTAMLTHLPENAAVTVRFLPQQQPAGPGRAVQPTDLVTTDLGHRTQDMLPIVGKRIKGIIAIDKIGNEQPIEVTTEFWVAPQLKLIVKQTDQDPRIGERFFELSNIRSEEPDPKLFELPEGYTLKEQGNSVLKTLIPPAPPVPDTKTPQIEEATNSPNSALKNDVAYKLAMDNAHLPSAQSLAEQAVLMEEKQTANLDPERANAEAFSHMMILSRYWTTIGWVYFREGKLAQAEAFTRAAWELAPQGFVGAHLGRIYDKEHRPKDAIDIYRMALNAPASPSQREQIQTRLVDLGEIKPDPLPLAITTPLPSLNPQLPGSDGAAVVDIILTHDNPPAVFFLQGSSTLREPVTKAIQTALATALPDSGPERVFRRARITCAVGETPACMLHFVSSRETRTGEVPLF
- a CDS encoding DUF6438 domain-containing protein, yielding MKAIAIAIVSIAMTALSASGQIPKPGLGDKGCPEKSLFAESVSISGEDFIEVYQLPSYSNGPVYTVRVYGDGRLVWHGEKVVSSVGDASDNVNVAQAKALIADARQRGFGGLCDEYVMRALDGGISVTTLRIGGQVKVVSNAGPSNAPSWLYKLQEKIAALDSVKKLIGVKQTTSAASQLKPLPMPQDRVADSYVIYSQLLPGDAIEWGKVQRSFWLIEDTTKAEPPDSPCATGGMMNPHEAIQAPEPRQTDFAEALADYDAHCHDRYLIDASQFHLRLPVRLLDEEARKRFVSHVAGYTPPQNNIMQAPPPPDEFRGAAGMHSFTAVYFTRAHTLAMTETGMFCGGRCRNWSWVVLERKDGQWQTLPW
- a CDS encoding SOS response-associated peptidase; this encodes MCGRYEAGQKQKIAEAFHVSVDLEDFYFGEGIECAPGSVQPVIRMANGQREIVEMRWGFKLPDRLLFNARADNLTTSPFWKERLNNRCIVPASSFFEWKKTGSEPRPKYRLTAKGRNVLGMAGIWAPWQNPKTGQWEDTFAITTSDPNGKMSEIHTRQPVILEPREYAEWMTEDERPPVHLLRVLPDDDLEIDPLQAEPKVKPQKEKPEPLMRGLFDGI
- a CDS encoding transposase; the protein is MQLLAELSTLPSDLTVREWVAHSGLDPAHEVSGNSVRKASRISRAGNRHLRRAPYMPALVASRCDPHAKAFFRKPAGSKEGPPTGAHCGGEEVAARHIWDISEWPEVRGSKAVSNDHVVLTSEAFVVINRSG
- a CDS encoding TonB-dependent receptor, translated to MKRFVLLTFLAFTSGAPGQLNTADILGTVTDSTAAVIPNADVTLTNLGTNEKRSTLSNRSGDYSFTLLPVGHYSIAVKATGFATSITKDLSVEAGDHARNNVQLQPGSERTVVEVTASTPLLQTDSATVNSTVTAKAVQNLPLNGRNFVQLVQLVPGANEGPGTGLSSGNRPDDRRTNPAGLSVNGQDDTLNNWVIDGVDDNERIIGTIGVKPNVEGIQEITIQTNSYAAEAGRTAGGVIDIVTRSGTNQFHGSIYEYFRNNIIDARNFFQRTGPKPALRQNQYGGSIGGPVIKNKMFFYFDYEGFQQVAGITYIGTVPTTQEWNDINSQNGGSPLALLSTSNGTLQAYDAGAPINPLMLNYLKLFPAPTNDNLANNFIISSNKTQNYNIYDARVDYKFNENNLFFGRYSSNRVDTFTPPNFGIVDGVQISGGSFNFDGPANDAAQQYAFGFTHIFSPSLLMNLRAGFNRINNLSLPLNYGLNVDQNVIGFPASMTSFSPYANSLTPVSIGPFGGIGDGTYVPLQDIDNTFQYGGTISWTKGDHNIKAGIALIRRQARNVQSAFGVGAYQFNLPSDSAFTQLQTQNNQLASTLLGAFTRQIRSFNLYPTDYRSWEPSGFAQDSWKVEPKLTLLLGVRYDVFTPFTEAHNHISNFDFPEAITLSAANIQSALKIAAVNGVNSQVNLPTDHSNVAPRIGFSFSARPTTVIRGGYGLSFFPGNYTSSAGLQNAPFTSIYTPNCQSTLAVQIEMAQNAFVGQNPDCVTIGAPGALNSTEAIPPPSAPNINALSSITGLGFAAEAPNFKSALIQQFNLQLEQQVGDNVFTIGYVGNIGQHLPESINNINQPSPFNPLYPAGSAQNPTGGAHQLQTQLHNLSTVSYIQSEGISNYSALQTSLQRRFSKGLSLDANYTWGKALSDISGFSQQGSQGWSYANPNQIRQIEYGKADNDLQNRFALSLNYELHYGKEFTGVRKVFLGGWTTNLIMVWQSGKPFSVIESGQGADNPLDSGPAAPTPTQYGYNNRAVPLNTGGSDRPNQIAEARLSHKTLTEFFNTAAFAPQPLGTVGTTQRNSLFGPDFRHVDLSLFKNFSVTERVNVQFRVETFNVSNTPSFYIQNNNAGNQAFGNAAFGSISATDPNYTPRQYQFALKVLF